The genomic segment aaattaaaatttatttcaagttATCGGAAGTGCAAATAAACTATTTTCTTCATTTCCTTccatttttcattaatttcaaacaaaaactgaaaaaaaaaagaaaattacagtAAAAAAAGAGGGAAAGATTACAATGAGGGACTGAACAAGAGGGATCATCTCAACGAGATCCTTGTAGAGGACACGATCCACATCGCCAGGAGCTGAATGAACGAGTGAGGACTCAACTCGACGGTGAGTCGGGGACGAGTTACTGTTATCCCCTGAAAGCCAAGTTCCAAAACCTGAATTTTCTTGTAAATCTAACAAATGTTGCGGCTCAAACATTTTCTTTCACTGTTTTTTTTCCTTCTAAAATTCaaagaatttgaaaataaagaACTGAAGAGCTTGAAAGTGATAGTGAAGAAATGAAGAAGTTGCAGCAGTTAACAATggcgttttttttttctttttgaaaaaaatcgtttattttgtttcctttttagGTTACAACGAATTTTCTGCTAACTTTAAGTTAAAGGTACATTATGATATTACTAAGGTACCCCTAAGTTACTTTAGGGAAAAATTAGTTTTGTTGTACATTTTTGTGATTTACTTgcattttttgtaattaatctttattttgttttttttaaataaaaaaatacaccaAAACTTAGTGGGCATCAACTATCTGTTTAGATTAtaggaaaacataaaaaaaattttgagttatttatTACATTAGAAGTGACTATCCATTTGATTTGGGTAAGGATTAAGCAATAGTATTTAAATTGTGGATTATTTATTAAGTATATTAATGGTGtagtttattaatttaaatatatgtttgttgattgagtcttaacttgattggtaTAGGCATTGTTATTAATGTAGTAATACGTGGCTTCGAGTGCATTAAAatatattatcctcctatttatgggttgagaagAAGCTATGGATAGTTCTAAGTATTGAGTCAAATAGAGCAAGTATGATCAgtacctataatgagattgttaagtttttttttcaaagccACGACAATTCGACAATCAATACGGTGATCAGTACCCATTGATGagtaaaagaacataccttagaacCAAGTTGACTTGTAAATGTCGGAAACCAAATAAGGGAGTTTAACTTGCAGATTCATGTCGTTTAAAGTTgtttaatgaaaagaaaaacgAAAGTGTTGATGAGAAGAGGAAAGGAACGGTTTCGATTGATACAAGTAGTGTGAACGAAAAAGgccatacaacaacaattttaacaatccagtgatttaaataaaaactttagaatagttcaatgactattttgtaactttttgaaattaagtgaccaaaatgtaaacttactaatagtttaataacttTGGATGTAAtttaccatttatttatttatttttgtattttaaaatatcaattaaagatATGTGATGATTTTTTTATCAAAGACATATGTCCCATTTATTTTCATGAGGTGTATCAAATGATTATCCATAAATTATAGGCATTATATTTTGTTcatcaactatatgggtaataataaaataattatttaaattagttagTCATTTTACATTTTCATGAGTGATTTTATGTTATGATATGTGGTTACGATATTTGGTTCGCAAAAGTTACTGAACAAGTAATTTTACATGTCAagatttcaaattataaaaaaggtTATCTCAATTCTAGTTATTCTTCAGCTAATGTAAGattcaatataatttttatttcatgatatttatacaattgttttattttcaactatttttttattttataacattttcacatatgaaataaattatcgttaagtaaaaattatattttacactAGTTTAGGTGAAAGTATCATGGAGGGAATTGTATCTAGAGTTAGATTAGATTTTGTCCCCTCTACTtataaaaataagcaaattagtcattatatattagattaaagagctaATTGGTCATTGTGTTAACAATTCTATCCATTTTACTATTAAAGACTAGTTCATCTATGTCAGCATAACGTATACATGACTTACACCAGTTAGACCTGATCTTGGgttgatgcaaaattttaggccatTTTGTAAGCTCGGGtttgaaaaatgggcctaaaattttgcccaagctcatcctagataaaaatgctaaacccGAACCCAGcccacattaatttttttatataaaaaattttaaaaaatataatacatcaaacagactaaaaacattaaaataaatattccccaagaattgaaaatacattaaaatattatACTTAAACAACACTAAGATAGTTGTAACTTAGCAAGCCAATGCCTccaaaatagtagtaaaattaacaataaaataagaattatataatattcaaacaataataacaaaatagtagtaatataatagcaaaatgacagTTAAAAAAATTAGCCAGATTGGGACCGAGTTGGGCTCagacaaaaaaaaacttacctGAGGCtcggcccgtttagaaaacataccttattttttgtccaagcccatttttcaagcatatatttttgTCCAACTCTCTTACTTTTTCGGGTGGGCCTTCGGGCCTAAATGGATGACCCGGTCCATGATCAAGTCTAAcgtcaatttttaatagtagaaatagataaaaaaattttaacacaaaagaccaatttacttttaatttaatatatagatattaattcacttattttatGAGTAACGGGACAAAATATAATTTAGCCGagattttatgataattttaccataaaaatactttaaaatagaAGATGAAATCTCATATGATGATGTGATGATGTGTGGATAAGtgaaatcaaataattatatatcaaCATGACCATCTTGATGCAgcaatttcaaatgaaaattagTTGATGATTTAAATTGGATATTATTGAAGATGACTGAAAGATAATCGaaatgaagtaaaataaataagtaaatcaGAATATTAATCCACTTACCTTTCACTCATAGGCTGTTTAGCCTTGGGATTTACATATATCTTAAAGTATTTTTATAGTGAGTTCACTTGGTCATATAATAGAGAGATTCTATTTTTGGGTGAAattccttttaaaaattataaaaatataaattattaaattggtgaaattatatttttattggagtaaaattatacaatttaattcaacctttttaaaaatatcttttgACTTCGCCTCTCTACTCATATATATTGTCACACCTCTTTGTCAgttacattttcttttctttttttgtgaacCAAAAGGTTAATGTAACATATTcaataatatgttaataattttatactcTATGAATCAAATACCTCGAAAAATGATATCGAATTTAAGTCGTAAAGTTACATACTATGGTGTCTGGGTTAGATCTCattatgtgttttttttaattaattttatataaataaaaaaagacaaaaacatCTTCATAGTAAGAtaactatataaaaataattttttttataaatcattTTCTAACCAGGTTGGAATTTGGTTGATAGGTGATACTAACTCagttcgaaattaaaaaaaaatagtatagAGTAATGTTTTAAAAATCGACCATATGGTTGAATTGGTCAAACTATTGTCAGTTCAACCACCGGtccaataataattaaacaaacaattaaaaattcataaaaataaaaaatataaataagtttaACCGATTCAACTATTGATTTTTTGTctcagtttttaattttttattgattccaAGTAATTCATTCAAATGTTAGTATGATCAACCAATATATCAATCTATTTTTAACCCAACCAATATGATCAACTAGTCTAGTTCAATTCCAACAATAAAGTAATtagtttatgaatttttttagcttttgttCTCGGGTGAAGCTAATTGGGCGGCAATGACCCTACTCTTTTAATCTCCTGAGTATTGTAaagttttaagttaatttaattgtaaaattgtaTTTCAGAAACCGcttaaaatttaaaactcaaatataccctttctaaaaataaaaaatattataatttaatcccttaaaatttataaaattttatattaatataataaaattatattttgaactatattaaaattttataattcaaactcaatttaaaaaaaaaaacctatcgTTGGCAACCCTACCGAAcccattttaaaacattttggtGGAAACCCAAAATGGAAGACTCGTTGGACAAGCATTATTGGGTAGCCAAGCCAACTGCACACATCAAAATCAGTGCTAGGAAAAAGTTAAGGGTGGGATGGCTAAGGCTAAGACTACTCAACAAAGAGTCAAGGACCACGACCATGTGCCCAACTTTGAGGTGCCAATTTTCAGTCGCGGTCCATTCCTTATTGTCGCCTTCGTCCATGCCCATTGCCAAATCTTTCAACACATCATGGTCCACATTGCATCTAGATCTTTAGTTGATCTTCCCTATTGTCTATCAAGTCAATAGGACACACCAAAATTTGTTTTTGTGTCTTTCtacttctttttattatatattttatataaatttaatgtaaaaataCTATGGAAAGCTTCACAATAAGAATCAGATTATATTTTGTAATACACCTCATCCATCTCGATGATCGAAACGAATAAGAGATACATTCAGAACATTTCAGGGGCAACAACTAATACTTTgtttaagaaaatatataatttatattttattcaaaatgagTTTTATgcttttcaaagttaaaataaaaaataaaaaaatcttatagTACCTATTTAAAGAAAAGAATTAAGTAATTTGCAAAATATCATAATGTTACTCATTTTGTTCcatctactcaaaaaatggataaattagtccATGTACATTAGATCAAGAATAAGTTGGTCTTTtcggttaaaaattttatctatttgtattgttaaaaactgacTTGATTGATAGAATAACCACATGACGTGCCATGTGTACCTCATGTTGATGTTTAAGAATTGGTTTTTAACTGTAGAAATgctcataaaaattttaacaaaaggaTCAGTTttcccattttttgagtagaatgAGCAAAATGCAATTTAACTTCTAGAACAAGGACCTTAATAGTACTTTTATCTTATTTGATACATGTTTTGTATATTCGTCTTATGTCTTTACTTTCGGTGttatcttttgttattatttagatatatTTTAATAGTCTACCCTTATTATGTGAAAGAATTATTAGGTAAATCAACTTAAATAAGCAAACTGGagtaatttgattttgattttaatttagaatttaaaaatgaaatttaactttaatttgaAATCGATGTGAAGTAATTATAGCATAGATAGAATAGGAGCAATTTAGTTAGACTCTTCTGCCTAATAGTTAGACTTGTGGATTGcaatttagtttaaaaaaagaaaataaaattatttaagacTTAATCAACTTCTAAAAaagttatgtatatataattgtagtttcttctgtatttattttataatctctAAATATAAATACATTTAGGGCAATTAATCAAGATAACCGATAGAATTGATCCAACTAAaccaatttatataattatttcaattatgaattaatatttgttcaattctttttACTTTTCGATTCAACCGGGGAATTGCACGCTATAAAAGTCCTAAAAAAACCATTTTATGTGAACAAAATCTGAAAAATAGCCAACATGAAAGTTGGTCGCATATGAACAAACTAGAAATATCTTGTAaaatcataagtaaataaataataatattgaaaaaatgtttataaaacAAGAAACAACCACATTCATATATCCTGtgtgtgagttttttttttcaagtattttccaaatttctctattttttatattcttattttattttttagattttaaaatttatgtctaatggttaatattgtaatttttttgtaaggaaaaagtaaaaaaattgctTAGAAGAGCTACAGAGTACAGATAAATCATAAATTATTAGAAACTATTATGCAATTTACTATTATACCAAcatgtaatttcataaaattttaagcaATCAAATGGTAAatctatcataaaaaataaatcatttgttATTCATGTAACAAATAAATTGACTTATAATgaatctaaatttaacaaaataatttttaataatattaaaaattaaatttatatttttaaattcaaaaattaaatattattttgaataaaagttggactaaattctaaatatacaaaaaaaaaaaagaaaaaagaagaagtaattttaaatttttttaatttgtgtagttaataaataacttttacgGAAATTAAGAAGGTAAAAGATATAATTTACGGGAGATAGAGTGTAGGAGGATCCTGATCAGTCCACTGATTTTGATTCCAATACGTCTGATCACCATTAGAAAGATCAAGCAACGTCGTCCCTTGATCTCCACCCCCTTCCCAATCCAACGGTCGAAATCCTCCACAATCTCCACCCTTAGATCTGTTATCCAAATTTGCTAACTCAATCTCTACCGTTGGATCAAGCAATCCCATTGTGAGTTCCTCCACTCCCGTGCTCACCATTTTTGGCTGCTGTTGCAGTTGCTGCCATTGTCCTTGCTCACTGAATACATTGCCGAAaccaaacggcaccgtttcattGTTCGACCAAGTGATCAAGCTCGTAAAACTCTCCATCTCCGTAAACCCTAAATCATTAGGATTTTCGTAAAGTTTCGAATCGCTTAAGTTTATCAAGCTCGAATGAGACGTTACCGCCGGCGCCGCTTCGGCGGTGCTGCCGCCGGAGTTACTATTGTTATTCGTTGCTGGTACGTTAAAATTGGTTGCGGTGAGACTGGAACTCTCGCTGCTGGAATGAGTATTCTCTTTAAGTTGATTACAGTGCTGCTTCTGGAGGAGCTGTGGCTGTACAGCGGCGGCGGCGACTGTGATGGTTGCGGATGGTTTGATTTTCGAGTGCCTTGCTTTACGACAACCGCCGCCGACGGGGACGTTTCGAAGTACGCCACCTTTCGTCCAGTAACGACGGCAGCTCTTACAGAAATAACGTAGCTGAGAGAGGTTGTAGTTGTTGTAGTAACAGAATTTTGTATTGAGAGAGTCGCAGCGGGGACACTGGAGTGCTTGGTGGTGCTGCGGCCGTAACCTGCCGTAACCGACTCCTCCGCCGCCGCTGAGTATACGGCCACCTCCGATCGAGTGGGTGTCTTGCATTGCTCACAGCAACTTTCGCTCCAAAAAAATGAAAACCCAATTTGTTGAATAAAGCACAGAAGAATTTGAGCTATTGTCTTTACAAATATTGTTTTGCATATATCTTCTAGAAATAAAATGGCATGCAATTACCGAATTAACCCTATTTCGTAAACAAAATTACATGTACGTGCTTAGGGTCGTGACTTAATTTTTAACTTGATTCGAGCTAAATAAATCATGTACAAAATACACCATCAAATCATATTTAGTTGATTTATGTTTctaaataaactatttttataaatattttaaataaaaattattttattctttataataatataaaattaaattaatctatttaataattaaagcatgTAGATTGAATATTAATTCGATTGATATCAATATTGTTTAAAGGTTGAGAGAAATTATAGGTAATTCTAGGTACtgtataaaaaaatcaaagcttAATCTGAGGGATGTTTTGATACCCAAGTTCAAAGCCAATCATGTGCAATTATATTTGTGGGTTATTGATGAAATGCATTACATGAatattacatataaattaaaatgaagaaaagctatttaagatacatattattaagaaaatttaaagttttaaatgtaTGAATGATTTATTGAAAGTAAAATAGTGGTAAGGTAAATTGTGCATATTTACTGTTTTTActttaagtatttgaattatagtaataccactgagtatatttGAGATTAGgtacaaaaattttaaagagtGATAAGGTAAATAGTGGTACGAGTTGTTTCTGTACGCAGATTAGGTACAGAAATTTTGAAGAGCTGTATTTGAGATTACGAGCTtccatctcatcacatcttcaaGCAATAAGAGGAtacgttttaaaattttaaatagaatgaCATATACTTAGGAAAAAATCAAGTATATTTCAAATAGTAGTAAGggctaaattatattttatttaaatttattatttgtccGTTTTATGTTCtaatatattagtgattagccaagaattactttggcaccaaatgtaatatttcTATATCAGGTTCCTTTAGTCGAACTTgatatggggtgttacacacacgcctgtgtggtcaagCCGTGTAGCTCACACGACCAAATGACACGCCAATATCTTAGGCCGTGTGATACTTGAGTAGGGCATATATGCCCATGTCCCTAAaccttgtaactctctgacttgaaaattatttaggtgcaagggtcacacagctaagtcacaagcccgtgtctttacccgtgtcaatttctaagcattttgtttctcaaatttaagatgcaggggtaaattttgtaaatttacatGTTTCACACTTGTAAATTTTGTTTCTAGGCATGTTCTAACGATTATTAGGTTATGGAATATTAAAAATCATAACATAACAAatgagaaataataaataataaataataaatagaaataagaAAGATATATTATATTAGGATTTAAATAGGAGTAATTTGAAGTTAGGATTtcaaaaggattaatttgaattTCGAATTAAGATAAGCAGTTAAAAAGATAATGCaattttaattctatttgaattttgaaagttaaGATATTTTTCCCTATGTTAGAAATATAGTATTTTCTATGGTAAATATGGGACTTTAATATTAGTTTCAGAAAAAGCCCATGCATTTTTAtattggtatttttttaaaaaaaatttaaaaatctaaagaaAGTAGACGGAAGATGATCAAAATGGCCAATTGAGTGGGTTAATGttgcttttaattatttttcagcTGGTTTTTCTAAATTTGATGAATGAATATATTTTCTATGGAATTGGATTTAAATAGATTGTTTgcaagttaaattaaataaattatatttttttctagtagatttagtatttattagtataaaatcttaatttaatttttttatatttattaattttagaagatatataatttgataagattgattttgtaatttggtacgatttgattttataatttgattttgtaTGCTTTGACTGTcgaactataaatagagactctccTCGCCCATTCTATTTCTATTTCATGATTATTCTGTTCTTTTGAGTAAAAGTTAAGCGACCAAATAACTTTCTCTTCCTTCCTTCCACAAATCCGATCCGGTGGCTGTCACCTCCACCCATGCCCGCCGTCAGTGTTCTCAGCTCAGCTTCTTGGACCTCTTCTATTCTCAAGTCTCCAAGGTTTGCTCCGAAGCCAGACATAAGCTAGTGAAGTCGAACCACAAAACAGAAGCAAAAAACTTCCAATTCCTATCGCCAATCGTCGCACCGGTCTGTAGTTTTCTTATCTTCTGGCGATGTGTGTCGAAGACAGGATCAGTAATTTTTCGGATCATATTCTTTGTCATATTTTGTCTTTCCTTCCCATTAAAGAAGCAGTTCGAACCTCTATTATTTCAACCAAGTGGAGAAACCTCTTTGCTTCAATTTCTATCATTGAATTTGATGGTGATTTACTGCGTCGTTTGACTGACAGAAACATTGACAGCTTCAAGAACTTTGTTGATAGGTTGTTGAAATTCCCCGATCAAGTAAGTTTAGATTGCTTTAGGCTACATGATGGGATTTCTTCATGGAATGATGGGATTTCTTCATGGAATGATGGAGATCATGATTTTGATGTTTCTGGTTGGATATGTGCTGCACTGTGCCGTGGTGTTAaggaaattgatttgaaattatATAATCTTGGGGATGTTCCACCTGATGTTCCACCTGTTTTATTCACTTGCCACTCACTGGTGAATCTGACATTGGTTGCATTAGGTTTTAAGATTGAGGTCCCATCTGACGTTTGTTTAGGGAATCTGAAGACTTTCTACCTTGAATCGGTATTTGTCTGTGATTCCATTAATAGGTTAATTTCGAATTGTCATGTCTTAGAGGATTTGGCTTTTATGTATTGTTCTGTTGCGAATGCAAGTGAGCTTAATATCCAAAGTCCTTCGCTTAAGGAATTGACACTTTATTTTGATCCGCCAGACATAGACCAGTACTCGGTGGTGATTAATGCTCCAAATCTTGTTTATTTTCGATATGGAGGTGACATAGTTAGAGTTTATCCTTTGGGTAACATGAAGTCCCTAGAAAAAGCCCAGATTTACATCTGGTTTGGTTCCGAAACAAATGCAGCTCATCTATACCAAGGAATTTGCAACATACGGTCTCTAACATTACAAATTTCAAAAGAGGTAAGTAAACTTAGTATTGatgtgttttttttccttttaacatTATATAATAGCTCCAGGTTTTTGTGTGCGCAGATTTTCCCAACAAGTCGACTTCCTATATTTTATAACCTTAATGAACTCGAATTCTGCGGAGACATTTGTTCTGTGAAGTTTTTACATTGTGTGCCTAATCTAAAGAAACTTATCCTCAAATATCTGGTATGAAGTCTTTGTCTAAGTACATGTATTCATTACAACTGATCGTTTTAGTGTTTCTTAGTACAAATTGAAtaacttttattcttttttcatgAGTTTAGAATTACGCGGGAACTCAATGGAAGGGTTTGTGTATAGAAATTCCTTCTTGTTTGTCATTTCACCTCAAGGAGATTGAGATTGAAATTCCACGCATTGACACACATATGATTGAAATGGTTAGTTATTTGTTGGATAATGCGATGGTTCTGGAAAGACTCATAATAATAAGTACGGATCGTCTGACTACTACAACAGAGAAAAGGAAAGTCCGCAACCAATTATTGCAGTTATTAAAGAGTTCAAAGAAATGTCTAATTGTGATTTTGTAGTATTGAATTATCAGATTATTGTGAAATGTAAATTCAGCGATCTCATGTgacttttatatatttgaaaaggAAATAAGTGTTAAAGCCATTCTTCTTCTAATGACCTAGAATTGTTGAGCTTGGAATATTTGGAAAGGAAACAAATtggtaattttcaatttaatataacggtggatattttgataattttcaatttcaaacaaaagtTAAAAGCTAAAGACATTTAAATTTCAACTTTTGTGCGTGGATGGAAAAACATTTGTTTACcgtatttaattttattgatataattatactaattattcttgtaaaattttaaatcaatttaatatttttattattttgattatgaaaataataaaacaaaatgaatgtaaatatataaaaatatcataattaagCTCTGTATGtctaaattttaaacataattttgtAGACCTAAGTAATggtttttttaaattgagttgggtataaatattttttttggggattcaattaaaaaaatacttctaACTTATAATAGCTCAATTTCAAATAATTGGAAAAGTACAAAGATAGTAGATTGACAATTTAGATCAATGAATCAATTTCACGTTTTTCATCAAGTTGTCAAATTATATGACTATAGAATTTcgattatcttttatttttttaagggcaaactataaaaatagtcacttttgtttgtctcagattacattttagtcacttatgtttgaaatgttatgttttagtcatttacgttatcattttgttacgaagttGTCACTCCGCCGTTAAGCTCCATTACCTCTCTAATAGCAATCCTACGTCGCAATCTAAATAGGTTTTAAATGCTAACTTGGATGATCAACTGGGACgagaataggtttttaattaaataaatttaattaattaaaaattttaaattaattacaccttggaatggaaaagaaaactgttcgcctctcttttttttagttttcttttccattttgacTAAAAAACTATTTTCATCCTagttggacatccaagttggcatttataacccatttggactgccacataggaTTGTTGTTAGGGAAGTAGTGGA from the Gossypium hirsutum isolate 1008001.06 chromosome D09, Gossypium_hirsutum_v2.1, whole genome shotgun sequence genome contains:
- the LOC107931403 gene encoding dof zinc finger protein DOF5.4, encoding MQDTHSIGGGRILSGGGGVGYGRLRPQHHQALQCPRCDSLNTKFCYYNNYNLSQLRYFCKSCRRYWTKGGVLRNVPVGGGCRKARHSKIKPSATITVAAAAVQPQLLQKQHCNQLKENTHSSSESSSLTATNFNVPATNNNSNSGGSTAEAAPAVTSHSSLINLSDSKLYENPNDLGFTEMESFTSLITWSNNETVPFGFGNVFSEQGQWQQLQQQPKMVSTGVEELTMGLLDPTVEIELANLDNRSKGGDCGGFRPLDWEGGGDQGTTLLDLSNGDQTYWNQNQWTDQDPPTLYLP
- the LOC107931400 gene encoding F-box protein At4g22280, with the protein product MCVEDRISNFSDHILCHILSFLPIKEAVRTSIISTKWRNLFASISIIEFDGDLLRRLTDRNIDSFKNFVDRLLKFPDQVSLDCFRLHDGISSWNDGISSWNDGDHDFDVSGWICAALCRGVKEIDLKLYNLGDVPPDVPPVLFTCHSLVNLTLVALGFKIEVPSDVCLGNLKTFYLESVFVCDSINRLISNCHVLEDLAFMYCSVANASELNIQSPSLKELTLYFDPPDIDQYSVVINAPNLVYFRYGGDIVRVYPLGNMKSLEKAQIYIWFGSETNAAHLYQGICNIRSLTLQISKEIFPTSRLPIFYNLNELEFCGDICSVKFLHCVPNLKKLILKYLNYAGTQWKGLCIEIPSCLSFHLKEIEIEIPRIDTHMIEMVSYLLDNAMVLERLIIISTDRLTTTTEKRKVRNQLLQLLKSSKKCLIVIL